Proteins co-encoded in one Waddlia chondrophila WSU 86-1044 genomic window:
- a CDS encoding PTS sugar transporter subunit IIA codes for MDLKIKDVADLLNVSETTIRRWLTDGKIPAYKINHQYRFNRLEIENWVMGQRVNHPPHSNTLHEKKESSSETQTKGGRKQFSLYRAAHQGEILTDIAGTTKEEVIRGTMQRIAKNLNLDPEIASELLLQREKLQSTALNHGIALPHSRESIIRAGKDAVFIVFPHQPLDYGALDGEPVHTLFFLFASDDKNHLHLLAKIAHLSIQEETREFLKTCPSKEKLLLFIKEWEGSIQKVLDA; via the coding sequence ATGGATCTTAAAATTAAAGATGTCGCCGACCTGCTCAATGTCTCGGAAACCACCATTCGAAGATGGTTGACCGATGGAAAAATTCCCGCTTATAAGATCAACCACCAATATCGGTTCAACCGTTTGGAAATCGAAAACTGGGTGATGGGTCAGCGGGTGAACCATCCTCCTCATTCCAATACACTGCACGAAAAGAAAGAAAGCAGCTCAGAAACACAAACAAAAGGTGGAAGAAAGCAGTTTAGCTTGTACCGGGCAGCCCATCAAGGGGAAATTTTAACGGATATTGCAGGAACAACAAAAGAAGAGGTCATCCGAGGCACCATGCAACGGATTGCCAAAAATTTAAACCTCGATCCGGAAATTGCATCCGAACTCCTCCTGCAGAGGGAAAAGCTGCAATCAACAGCACTTAACCACGGCATCGCCCTCCCCCATTCAAGAGAGTCGATCATCCGCGCAGGAAAAGATGCTGTCTTTATCGTTTTTCCTCATCAACCGCTTGACTACGGCGCTTTAGATGGGGAACCCGTTCATACACTCTTTTTCCTTTTTGCTTCTGACGATAAAAACCACCTTCATCTGCTGGCTAAAATCGCTCACCTCAGTATCCAAGAGGAGACGCGGGAATTCCTGAAAACCTGCCCTTCGAAAGAAAAGCTGCTCTTATTCATCAAAGAATGGGAGGGAAGCATCCAAAAGGTATTGGATGCTTAA
- a CDS encoding PTS sugar transporter subunit IIA — MVKISDYLDKQFITFLGVETRDEALLAMVEVLAASGKIDHKDQFFQALVDRETIVSTGIGMGVAIPHAKLPSYDDFFIAIGVLKNGVDWDALDGAPVRLIFMIGGPDDKQTEYLQILSGITVAIKDEERRKKMLTLKSPTSMIKLFKDF; from the coding sequence ATGGTTAAAATCTCTGATTACTTGGATAAACAGTTCATCACATTTTTGGGGGTGGAAACGCGCGATGAAGCTTTGCTTGCGATGGTTGAGGTATTGGCTGCTTCAGGTAAGATTGATCATAAAGACCAATTTTTTCAGGCTCTCGTTGACCGTGAAACAATTGTCTCCACCGGAATCGGAATGGGAGTTGCTATCCCTCATGCAAAGCTGCCTTCTTACGACGATTTTTTTATTGCTATTGGCGTTTTGAAAAACGGTGTGGACTGGGACGCGCTGGATGGAGCTCCTGTCCGCTTAATTTTCATGATTGGGGGACCGGACGACAAGCAAACCGAATACTTGCAAATCCTGTCTGGGATCACTGTTGCGATTAAGGACGAAGAAAGAAGAAAAAAAATGTTAACTCTGAAATCCCCAACGAGTATGATAAAACTTTTTAAGGATTTTTAG
- the dut gene encoding dUTP diphosphatase: protein MHQEPIEIPITANDDIQLPSYSSELASGADVRAHLQEEMVITPGQSALIPTGLKMAIPPGYEIQVRPRSGLALKHQITVLNTPGTIDADYRGEIGIILINHGHQNFTVSPGMRIAQFVLAQVVQAQFVFAGELAATARGSGGFGHTGTH, encoded by the coding sequence ATGCATCAAGAACCCATTGAAATTCCAATAACAGCTAACGACGATATACAGCTTCCCTCTTACAGTTCGGAGCTTGCTTCCGGCGCCGATGTTCGCGCACATCTTCAAGAAGAGATGGTGATCACACCTGGGCAATCGGCACTGATTCCAACAGGCTTGAAAATGGCAATCCCCCCCGGTTATGAAATCCAGGTGCGTCCTCGCAGCGGATTAGCATTGAAACACCAAATCACAGTATTGAACACACCGGGAACCATTGATGCCGACTACAGAGGCGAAATAGGAATCATCCTCATCAACCACGGACATCAGAATTTTACTGTTTCTCCAGGAATGCGTATCGCACAGTTCGTCTTAGCTCAAGTTGTTCAGGCGCAGTTTGTCTTTGCTGGAGAATTAGCAGCAACTGCTCGAGGATCTGGAGGATTTGGGCATACAGGCACTCACTGA
- the accD gene encoding acetyl-CoA carboxylase, carboxyltransferase subunit beta, with protein sequence MRFFSRDKPKIKVQSSKKDGFSGWLKCTHCTELIHTNELEKNLNCCPKCSYHYRLTAKQRIEALADSDSFQEMFQEIKTADPLQFIDSEKYPERIEFARRKTDIDEAVIVGTCKIEGIEAALGVMDFHFMGGSMGSVVGERLTRMIEHAICHRLPVVIVASSGGARMQESTLSLMQMAKTSSALARLSEEGLPYISILTNPTTGGVTASFASLGDIIIAEPKALICFAGPRVIEQTIGQQLPEGAQKSEFLLKHGMIDCIVNRHDLKNKLAECLFYLIPADN encoded by the coding sequence ATGCGTTTTTTTTCAAGAGATAAACCTAAAATCAAGGTGCAGTCTTCTAAAAAAGACGGTTTTAGCGGATGGCTGAAATGCACGCATTGCACTGAATTGATCCACACCAACGAGCTGGAAAAAAATCTCAACTGCTGCCCCAAATGCAGCTATCACTATCGCTTGACAGCAAAACAAAGGATCGAAGCTCTGGCTGACAGCGACTCTTTTCAAGAGATGTTTCAGGAGATCAAAACCGCAGATCCCCTTCAATTTATCGACTCCGAAAAATACCCGGAGCGCATTGAATTTGCTCGGAGAAAGACCGATATAGATGAAGCCGTTATTGTCGGCACTTGCAAGATTGAAGGGATCGAGGCTGCGTTAGGCGTCATGGATTTCCATTTTATGGGAGGATCGATGGGCTCTGTCGTCGGCGAAAGGCTCACAAGGATGATTGAACACGCAATCTGCCATAGGCTTCCCGTCGTGATCGTTGCTTCCTCCGGAGGAGCTCGCATGCAAGAATCCACTCTTTCCCTAATGCAAATGGCCAAAACCTCGTCAGCTTTGGCACGTCTAAGCGAAGAAGGACTTCCCTATATCTCGATCTTGACCAACCCGACAACTGGAGGGGTCACTGCATCGTTTGCATCTCTTGGAGATATCATTATCGCCGAACCAAAGGCGTTGATCTGCTTCGCCGGCCCCCGCGTGATCGAGCAAACAATCGGCCAACAACTTCCCGAAGGTGCACAAAAATCAGAATTTCTCTTGAAACATGGAATGATTGATTGTATTGTTAATCGACATGACCTGAAAAACAAGCTGGCAGAGTGCCTTTTCTACCTTATACCTGCCGACAACTGA
- a CDS encoding Fe-Mn family superoxide dismutase, with translation MANTYTLPDLPYDLGDLEPVINAEIMDLHYNKHHKTYINNLNNLLEQLEEAQSKKDISKEISLQSGINFNGGGYINHSIFWTNLAPKGKGGGEAPSGPLADAIMKDFGSLDKLKETMTAKTVAVQGSGWGWLGYNKSEDRLEIAICQNQDPLAAKGLVPLLGIDVWEHAYYLQYKNVRPDYVKAIWEIVNWKNVSERYEAAL, from the coding sequence ATGGCAAATACATACACACTTCCCGATCTTCCCTATGATCTCGGCGATTTAGAGCCTGTGATTAATGCAGAAATCATGGATCTCCACTACAACAAGCACCACAAAACCTATATTAATAATTTAAACAACCTCCTCGAACAACTTGAAGAAGCCCAAAGCAAAAAAGATATTTCTAAAGAAATTTCCCTACAGTCAGGCATTAACTTCAACGGAGGAGGTTATATCAACCACTCGATTTTCTGGACGAATCTGGCTCCTAAAGGCAAGGGCGGCGGCGAAGCGCCTTCCGGTCCATTAGCAGATGCCATTATGAAAGATTTTGGTTCGCTCGACAAACTTAAAGAAACAATGACAGCAAAAACAGTCGCCGTGCAGGGTTCAGGCTGGGGCTGGCTGGGCTATAACAAAAGCGAAGACCGCCTTGAGATTGCGATTTGCCAGAATCAAGATCCTCTAGCGGCTAAAGGCCTTGTTCCTCTTCTGGGAATCGATGTTTGGGAACATGCTTATTACCTGCAGTACAAAAACGTACGTCCCGATTACGTGAAAGCGATCTGGGAAATCGTCAACTGGAAGAATGTTTCGGAACGTTACGAAGCAGCGCTATAA